Proteins encoded in a region of the Methanofastidiosum sp. genome:
- a CDS encoding acetolactate synthase has protein sequence MEILSVFIENKPKRLSKIIDELSKEGLPISGLAIADAGDFGIVRLIIDDVKKGASILSKHEMIANIQEVVGVNVNNTTISEIAKILGVNNVNIEDALGFGFINNEKILVLKVDNIELANKVLSKEGFKIY, from the coding sequence TTGGAGATACTATCAGTATTCATTGAAAACAAACCAAAAAGACTTTCGAAGATAATCGATGAACTATCTAAAGAAGGGCTCCCCATATCAGGGCTTGCAATTGCGGACGCAGGTGACTTTGGCATAGTAAGACTCATAATAGACGATGTAAAGAAAGGTGCTTCAATACTATCAAAGCATGAAATGATTGCAAATATACAAGAAGTAGTCGGTGTTAACGTAAATAATACAACAATCTCTGAAATTGCAAAAATTCTTGGAGTAAATAATGTCAACATTGAAGACGCACTCGGCTTTGGATTTATTAACAATGAAAAGATACTGGTACTAAAAGTGGACAACATTGAACTTGCAAATAAGGTTCTTTCTAAAGAAGGATTTAAAATATATTAA
- the cyaB gene encoding class IV adenylate cyclase, with product MLELEMKAKIDKYTRGRIDQILRKAEFIEEKVEEDIYFSSPIRDFKETDEALRIRYSGENAILTYKGPKLDKISKSREEFEAFVSGEIEEILQKLGYKKILNLRKKRKVYLYKDYTVSIDDVEDLGEYIEIELKSENLQDIKRIENLFEVLFLESERRSYLELLLLEKK from the coding sequence ATGCTTGAACTCGAGATGAAAGCAAAGATAGACAAGTATACAAGAGGAAGAATTGATCAAATATTAAGAAAAGCAGAGTTTATTGAAGAAAAAGTCGAAGAAGATATATATTTTTCTTCGCCCATAAGAGATTTCAAAGAAACAGATGAGGCGTTACGAATAAGGTATTCAGGCGAAAATGCTATTTTAACATATAAAGGGCCAAAACTAGATAAGATATCCAAATCAAGGGAAGAATTTGAGGCATTTGTTTCTGGAGAAATAGAGGAAATCCTTCAAAAACTAGGATATAAAAAGATATTAAATTTAAGAAAAAAAAGAAAAGTGTATCTGTATAAAGATTATACTGTGTCAATAGACGATGTTGAAGATCTTGGCGAGTATATTGAAATAGAACTAAAATCAGAGAATCTTCAAGACATTAAAAGAATAGAAAATCTGTTTGAGGTCCTTTTTCTAGAAAGTGAAAGAAGGTCCTATCTTGAACTATTGCTTTTGGAAAAAAAATAA
- a CDS encoding RsmB/NOP family class I SAM-dependent RNA methyltransferase produces the protein MKLSDIAREYGYSFDNLKRYNEMFGEKLREFIAANETENKDSIRVNTLKISRDDLYQRLTENGFVLKNINDFGFIIEESKFSISSTQENLLGYFYIQGVAEMIVSPILSPDKNDFVIDMCAAPGGKTTHFSAMMQNQGLIYAFDINKRRLSALKNNISRLGCLNIAVFNLNGEEITKIKNSPDKILLDAPCTGSGIMRKDSLRKSLKSTHDIIFLSEIQKKLLKAAIQCLKSGGTLLYTTCSLEPEENEFVVQWALDNFDIKLLEIDADINGIPLEKGFSEVFGRKLSDEILLCRRSLPHVHNTNGLFMAKISKP, from the coding sequence ATGAAATTAAGCGACATAGCGAGGGAGTACGGTTATAGCTTTGACAATCTCAAGCGATATAATGAAATGTTTGGTGAGAAACTGCGCGAATTCATAGCAGCCAATGAAACAGAGAACAAAGATTCAATTAGAGTAAATACTCTAAAAATATCAAGAGATGACCTGTACCAAAGACTAACAGAAAATGGATTTGTATTAAAAAATATTAATGATTTTGGTTTTATTATAGAAGAATCAAAGTTCTCAATTTCTTCTACACAAGAAAATCTCCTAGGATATTTTTACATTCAAGGTGTTGCAGAAATGATTGTTTCTCCTATCCTTTCACCAGATAAAAATGATTTTGTAATAGATATGTGCGCCGCCCCCGGAGGGAAGACAACACATTTTTCTGCAATGATGCAGAATCAAGGTTTGATTTATGCTTTTGATATAAACAAGAGAAGACTTTCTGCTCTCAAGAACAATATTTCTAGATTAGGGTGCTTGAATATTGCCGTCTTTAATTTGAACGGAGAAGAGATAACAAAAATAAAGAATAGTCCAGATAAAATTCTCCTAGACGCACCCTGCACGGGCAGTGGTATAATGAGGAAGGATAGTTTGAGAAAATCTTTGAAGAGTACTCATGATATAATTTTCTTAAGTGAAATTCAGAAAAAACTTCTAAAAGCAGCTATCCAATGTTTAAAAAGTGGTGGAACTCTTCTTTATACAACATGCAGCCTAGAGCCAGAAGAAAACGAATTTGTTGTGCAATGGGCTTTAGATAATTTTGACATAAAACTATTGGAGATTGATGCTGATATTAATGGTATTCCACTTGAAAAAGGATTTAGCGAGGTATTCGGAAGAAAACTATCTGATGAAATTCTATTATGCAGAAGATCACTCCCTCATGTCCATAATACCAATGGATTGTTCATGGCAAAAATATCTAAACCTTAA
- a CDS encoding DUF92 domain-containing protein, with protein MITLEYMIYATCFCLIFGGLSFKFRAVDLSGFIAGVFVGIPIIIFGGFRFFFILAFFFITASMATKFKYEEKSRKGVAEKNKGARSYINVLGNGIVASFFAVLYYVGPVYFNLESNIFLLGFLGALATAAADTAGGEIGRLSNYKPRLITNLKVVETGSDGGVTLLGEIAELIVAFLIGVMAYFAGLGDARIILITGVAGFIGANIDSIVGATLETWYGFFGNNHTNITATIAGGILGSVLHFF; from the coding sequence ATGATTACATTGGAATATATGATTTATGCAACGTGTTTTTGCCTTATTTTTGGGGGTCTTTCTTTTAAATTTAGGGCGGTTGATCTTTCTGGTTTTATTGCCGGTGTTTTTGTTGGAATTCCAATTATTATTTTTGGCGGATTTAGATTTTTTTTCATTTTAGCATTCTTTTTTATAACTGCGTCCATGGCTACAAAATTCAAATATGAAGAAAAAAGTAGGAAGGGTGTTGCCGAGAAAAACAAAGGTGCAAGAAGCTACATTAATGTATTAGGAAATGGTATTGTGGCCTCTTTTTTTGCAGTTTTGTACTATGTTGGTCCCGTCTATTTTAATTTAGAAAGTAATATATTCTTACTTGGTTTTCTTGGAGCCCTGGCAACTGCAGCGGCAGATACTGCTGGGGGGGAAATAGGAAGATTATCTAATTACAAACCACGATTGATAACTAATCTAAAAGTTGTAGAAACTGGTTCTGATGGAGGGGTAACTCTTTTAGGAGAAATAGCCGAACTTATTGTTGCTTTTCTAATAGGCGTGATGGCATATTTTGCAGGGCTTGGGGATGCACGCATTATATTAATCACAGGTGTCGCAGGATTCATAGGGGCAAACATTGATAGTATAGTAGGTGCAACACTTGAGACATGGTATGGCTTTTTTGGAAACAATCATACCAATATTACGGCCACCATTGCTGGGGGAATTTTAGGTTCTGTTCTACACTTTTTTTAA
- a CDS encoding amino acid permease — protein MAELERSLSLWQLTLMSVGIILGAGIYVIIGEAVGLSGNFIWLSFIISASVAMLTAFSYAELSSRFPKAGAEYVYVENSFGDIMAWIVAWLLLAGSIVGGATVAMGFAQYFSALFNTPVFHVALVLLFIIGLILVIGVRQTSKITILFTAIEIIGLLIVILIGIPYIGSINYFEAAHGFKGIIEAGALIFFGYIGFEGITRLAEETKNPEKNIPKAIMYSMIITTIIYILVGISAVSVVSWDELSMAQAPLALVAEKVFGEQSFIILSFIALFSTFNTALMMLLTGSRLVYGVAQQQAIPKVFALVGNRFRTPWIAITFIVFVAMLFLFVGDLKTIANLTNFTIFAVFIVINASVIYFRYKKPTNSGFKAPFSVGKFPVIPFLGIITSLFMIANLTYGVIILGLFLIIIGFLVDLILNLKYK, from the coding sequence ATGGCAGAATTAGAACGTTCTTTATCTCTTTGGCAACTGACACTTATGAGCGTTGGAATAATATTGGGCGCAGGCATCTATGTTATAATTGGTGAAGCAGTTGGATTAAGTGGAAATTTTATATGGCTTTCTTTTATTATTTCCGCTTCTGTTGCAATGCTAACTGCTTTTAGCTATGCAGAACTTTCCTCTAGATTTCCTAAAGCAGGTGCTGAATATGTTTATGTTGAAAACTCTTTTGGAGATATAATGGCATGGATTGTCGCATGGCTTCTTCTTGCCGGGAGCATTGTTGGAGGTGCGACAGTAGCAATGGGATTCGCACAGTATTTTTCTGCGCTATTTAATACTCCCGTATTTCATGTAGCACTTGTTTTACTATTTATAATAGGATTAATCCTTGTTATTGGAGTACGACAAACATCAAAAATCACTATTTTGTTTACTGCAATTGAAATAATTGGGTTATTAATAGTTATACTGATTGGAATACCTTATATTGGATCTATTAACTATTTTGAGGCCGCACACGGTTTTAAGGGAATTATTGAGGCTGGGGCTTTAATTTTCTTCGGATATATTGGTTTTGAAGGAATAACTCGTTTAGCAGAGGAAACAAAAAATCCGGAGAAAAATATCCCAAAAGCGATTATGTATTCCATGATTATTACTACAATTATCTACATACTTGTTGGCATATCTGCTGTTAGCGTTGTTTCATGGGATGAACTATCAATGGCTCAAGCACCTTTAGCATTGGTTGCCGAAAAAGTTTTTGGAGAACAAAGCTTTATTATACTTTCATTCATAGCATTATTTTCCACGTTCAATACAGCCCTCATGATGCTACTAACTGGTTCAAGACTGGTATATGGAGTTGCGCAACAACAAGCTATCCCAAAAGTATTTGCCTTAGTGGGAAATAGATTTCGCACCCCTTGGATTGCTATTACTTTCATTGTTTTTGTAGCAATGCTTTTTCTGTTTGTTGGAGACCTAAAAACAATTGCTAATTTAACAAATTTCACAATTTTTGCTGTTTTCATTGTAATAAATGCTTCTGTGATTTATTTTAGGTATAAAAAACCAACAAATTCAGGATTCAAAGCCCCATTTAGCGTTGGAAAATTCCCAGTTATTCCGTTTCTTGGGATAATTACCTCATTATTTATGATTGCAAATCTTACCTATGGGGTAATAATTCTTGGATTATTTCTTATTATAATCGGGTTTCTAGTTGATTTGATTTTAAACTTGAAATATAAATAA
- a CDS encoding histidine kinase N-terminal 7TM domain-containing protein — MMQYTMYQIPLLLSSIISALLIVLILKRERTIGSKYLVLFLSSVFIWSFADFFNLLSTNLADKLFWGNISYFGVVTSGVFILLFVLEYIGRGEYINRFTYLLFLIPIITIALIWTNDYHHLIRQSIYLETISGVLAFGKKYGIWFWVQFLYNHCLVLVSTILIFYALDITHNIYRKQGLIFFMGIFLPWVSNFVYVFRIITFPIDMTSVSFLFTGLVLFWGIIREQLLDIVPTAYMAVFNEIPDSVIVLGGINQIVDLNTSAESIFNVKISNVRGKNFSELVIKWKEMNDVFKNHISDDYYHAIIPYNDKYYGVVFKKIYDKKGLFVGQLVVLHDITKRKKMEIKLKESNKQIEDLNETLQVINKILRHDLLNKLAVMKTSLWLYEEKKDKSLLDKLSRSVDSGIDLINRIRELESFVIDQGELSPVNIRKIVNEVSKNIQVPIKINGNGNALADQALFSVFENIMRNAVIHGRTDRIDIDISSNNNECEIRIADYGKGVPDDIKGNIFEEGLSFGDSRGTGLGLYIVKKTVERYGGSITVEDNKPKGTIFIIKLNCVEN; from the coding sequence ATGATGCAATATACAATGTATCAGATACCGTTATTGTTAAGTTCAATAATATCAGCATTATTAATTGTCTTAATCTTGAAAAGAGAAAGAACCATTGGGAGTAAATATTTAGTTTTATTTCTTAGTTCAGTTTTCATTTGGTCATTTGCAGATTTTTTTAATCTATTGAGCACTAATTTAGCTGATAAACTTTTTTGGGGGAACATATCCTATTTTGGAGTTGTAACTTCTGGTGTTTTCATACTACTATTTGTATTAGAATATATTGGTAGAGGAGAATACATTAATCGCTTTACTTATTTATTATTTCTTATTCCTATTATTACAATAGCATTAATCTGGACTAATGATTATCATCACCTCATAAGACAATCAATTTATCTTGAAACTATCTCTGGAGTATTGGCATTTGGAAAAAAATATGGGATATGGTTTTGGGTACAATTTCTTTATAATCATTGTTTGGTATTAGTGAGCACTATACTAATTTTTTATGCTCTTGACATCACCCATAATATTTACAGAAAACAGGGATTAATATTTTTTATGGGCATTTTCTTACCATGGGTTTCTAACTTTGTGTATGTTTTTCGAATAATAACATTTCCTATTGATATGACTTCTGTTTCATTCCTCTTTACCGGATTAGTCTTATTCTGGGGGATTATAAGAGAACAACTCTTAGACATAGTTCCTACCGCATATATGGCAGTTTTTAATGAAATTCCTGATAGTGTTATAGTTCTTGGAGGGATTAATCAAATTGTCGATCTTAATACTTCTGCTGAATCTATTTTCAATGTAAAAATATCAAATGTCAGAGGTAAGAACTTTTCAGAACTAGTTATTAAATGGAAAGAAATGAATGATGTTTTCAAAAATCATATTTCTGATGATTACTACCATGCCATCATACCCTATAACGATAAGTATTATGGCGTTGTCTTTAAGAAAATATATGACAAAAAAGGGCTTTTTGTGGGCCAGCTAGTAGTTCTCCATGACATAACAAAACGTAAAAAAATGGAAATAAAACTTAAGGAGTCAAATAAGCAAATTGAAGATCTAAACGAAACTTTACAAGTAATAAACAAAATCCTCAGACACGATCTTCTAAATAAATTGGCTGTGATGAAAACTTCTCTTTGGCTTTATGAAGAAAAAAAAGATAAATCGTTACTTGATAAATTAAGCCGTTCAGTTGATAGTGGTATAGATTTAATAAATAGGATAAGAGAACTCGAGTCTTTTGTAATAGATCAAGGAGAATTATCTCCAGTAAATATTAGAAAAATAGTTAATGAAGTGTCAAAGAATATTCAAGTTCCAATAAAAATTAATGGGAATGGAAATGCATTAGCAGACCAAGCACTATTTTCTGTGTTTGAAAATATTATGAGAAATGCTGTAATTCACGGGAGAACAGATAGAATAGATATAGATATTTCTTCGAATAATAATGAATGTGAAATAAGAATCGCTGATTATGGAAAAGGGGTACCTGATGACATAAAAGGTAATATTTTTGAAGAAGGTTTAAGTTTTGGGGATAGCAGAGGCACTGGACTTGGGCTCTATATAGTGAAAAAAACAGTTGAACGTTATGGCGGTTCAATTACAGTTGAAGATAATAAACCAAAAGGAACTATTTTCATCATAAAATTAAATTGTGTAGAAAATTAA
- a CDS encoding universal stress protein: protein MFKRIFLIVDAGLEVRIVSMYAALISKSSKASFFLVPYTNNKEVLENIDFIKKIVKEEGIETEILEIKDDILYGLNKIIRDKDLDLIIIPLKRQENGLFFIGSFAQRLMKYALSSVMGIKIVKVRPLKQHKKLLVPLSDKDYNVKERLFLIETFSKSLNLSVSVLRCIKNPKGRFGKEEMQKAFVETRNYYSSFITQLKEKGIDTDLRIRECEHATDGILEEIMASNYDLLFVKAKTQNTLKEFLMGNEVEDILRRTPSNLLFWRSRE, encoded by the coding sequence ATGTTTAAACGCATCTTTTTAATTGTCGATGCGGGCCTAGAAGTAAGAATAGTTTCAATGTATGCAGCTTTAATTTCTAAATCTTCCAAAGCATCTTTCTTCTTAGTTCCTTATACAAATAATAAAGAAGTTTTAGAAAATATCGACTTTATTAAAAAAATAGTAAAGGAAGAAGGGATAGAAACGGAAATATTAGAGATTAAGGACGACATACTATACGGTTTAAACAAAATTATTAGAGACAAAGATCTCGATTTAATCATTATTCCATTAAAAAGGCAGGAAAACGGTTTATTCTTTATCGGTAGCTTCGCCCAGAGATTAATGAAATATGCTTTATCTTCAGTCATGGGAATTAAGATAGTAAAGGTCAGGCCCTTAAAACAACATAAAAAATTATTAGTTCCGCTTTCTGATAAAGATTATAATGTCAAAGAAAGATTATTTTTAATTGAAACATTTTCAAAATCGTTAAATCTAAGTGTATCCGTATTACGTTGTATTAAAAACCCTAAAGGAAGATTTGGAAAAGAAGAAATGCAAAAAGCTTTCGTAGAAACAAGAAATTATTATTCCTCATTTATTACTCAACTTAAAGAAAAGGGGATTGATACAGATCTTAGGATTAGAGAATGTGAGCATGCGACAGATGGCATTCTGGAAGAAATAATGGCTTCAAACTACGATCTCCTTTTTGTAAAAGCAAAAACTCAGAATACTCTCAAAGAGTTTCTTATGGGAAATGAAGTTGAAGATATACTCAGAAGGACTCCATCTAACTTATTATTTTGGAGGTCAAGGGAGTAG
- a CDS encoding cation-transporting P-type ATPase has translation MKIYSEGLHLTYYFGGQGSRALMNSIKDIHELSVEEAIHNLQSSKEGLSKEEIERRFSSFGPNEIQEKRITPLYVKLLKQFFNFFAILLWIASGLSFLGEYLAPGEGNINLGIALVAVIFINAFFTFYQEYKAERAAEALKMLLAPLAVVLREDKEQEIPSNQVVVGDIIILSEGDKVPADARLIEQYELKVNNSPLTGESIPLKRDTDPFKGNILESHNIVFSGTAIVSGSGKAIVFAVGMGTEFGKIAGLTQEIKEDPTPLQKEISYFIKYISIIAIFLGITFFLIGWSLGNTFTANFIFGIGIIVANVPEGLLPAVTLTLSIAAQKMAKKNALIKNLNSVETLGSTTVICTDKTGTLTQNEMTVKKIFVNDKELEVSGVGYAPEGKFQIDGNDIGEKDIEPIIPFLRTSFFCNDSKLTLEDGKYSIIGDPTEGALLVLAKKIIDTDKTCNLEERIFEIPFSSDRKMMSTIYKGDVVTAYVKGSPESIIPLSNKILLNGKEIELSSKDKEILHEKAESFEKRALRTLALAYRPITKKEKYVAEEVEKDLVFLGLVGMIDPPRLGVKDAVKKCKDAGIKIIMITGDNKLTAEAIGREVGIIESDTPSVIEGSDVTKMKIEELKNLLSNPEIIFARASPKNKLEIVMALKQMGEVVAVTGDGVNDAPALKEADIGISMGSGTDVAKEAADVILIDDNFKSIVEAVLEGRAVYDNIRKFISYILVSNVPEIVPFIVYVLFRVPLPLTVVQILAIDLGTDMLPAIALGTEPAEIDVMERPPRSRKDRLLTVPLILKSYGLIGPIEAAAGLYGFWWVLKQGGWIWGTQLAFTDPLYLKATTMCLIAIIVCQIVNVMGCRSLRNSVFKIGLFKNKYVFLGIMSEIILILAFTNLPILKTFLGTASIEPELILLIIPFALLIFVVDELRKYLMPKLNINDL, from the coding sequence TTGAAGATATACTCAGAAGGACTCCATCTAACTTATTATTTTGGAGGTCAAGGGAGTAGAGCATTGATGAACTCAATTAAAGATATACATGAGCTTTCAGTAGAAGAAGCAATCCATAATCTCCAATCCTCTAAAGAAGGTCTTTCAAAGGAAGAAATTGAAAGAAGATTTTCATCATTTGGCCCAAATGAAATTCAGGAAAAAAGAATCACCCCTCTGTACGTTAAACTTCTAAAACAATTTTTTAATTTCTTTGCTATTTTGCTATGGATTGCAAGTGGCCTTTCGTTTTTAGGAGAGTATTTGGCCCCTGGAGAAGGCAATATTAATCTTGGAATTGCATTAGTTGCCGTAATTTTTATCAACGCCTTTTTTACTTTTTACCAGGAGTACAAGGCAGAAAGAGCTGCCGAAGCACTAAAAATGCTATTGGCACCTTTAGCAGTGGTATTAAGGGAAGATAAAGAACAGGAAATCCCTTCAAATCAAGTTGTAGTTGGAGACATAATTATCTTGTCGGAGGGGGATAAAGTACCGGCAGATGCAAGATTAATTGAGCAGTATGAATTGAAGGTCAATAATTCACCTTTAACTGGCGAATCTATACCTCTAAAAAGGGATACTGATCCATTTAAAGGGAATATTCTTGAATCACACAATATTGTTTTTTCTGGAACTGCTATTGTTTCTGGATCTGGAAAAGCCATAGTTTTTGCTGTAGGAATGGGAACAGAATTTGGAAAGATAGCTGGGCTTACCCAGGAAATAAAAGAGGATCCAACTCCTCTACAAAAAGAAATATCCTATTTTATAAAGTATATATCAATTATTGCAATTTTCCTTGGAATAACATTCTTTTTAATAGGGTGGTCTTTAGGGAATACATTCACTGCAAATTTTATTTTTGGGATAGGAATCATTGTTGCTAACGTTCCAGAAGGTCTACTCCCTGCAGTTACCTTGACTCTATCGATAGCCGCTCAGAAAATGGCAAAGAAAAATGCTTTGATAAAGAATCTAAATTCTGTTGAAACTCTGGGGTCTACTACGGTGATTTGTACTGATAAAACTGGAACCCTTACACAAAATGAAATGACTGTTAAAAAAATATTTGTTAACGATAAAGAGCTTGAGGTTTCTGGCGTTGGATACGCACCTGAAGGAAAATTTCAGATCGATGGGAATGATATAGGAGAAAAAGATATTGAGCCAATAATTCCATTTCTAAGAACTTCATTCTTCTGCAATGATTCAAAATTAACTTTGGAAGATGGCAAGTACTCAATAATTGGGGATCCGACAGAAGGAGCACTTTTAGTTTTAGCTAAAAAAATCATAGATACTGATAAAACATGTAACTTAGAAGAAAGAATTTTTGAGATTCCATTTTCGTCAGACAGAAAAATGATGAGTACGATATACAAAGGAGATGTAGTTACTGCTTATGTTAAAGGTTCTCCCGAGTCTATCATTCCATTATCTAATAAGATATTATTAAATGGGAAAGAAATCGAATTATCTTCTAAAGATAAAGAGATCCTTCATGAAAAAGCTGAAAGTTTTGAGAAGAGAGCTTTGAGAACTTTAGCCCTTGCATATAGACCTATAACTAAAAAAGAAAAATATGTGGCCGAAGAAGTAGAGAAAGATTTAGTATTTTTAGGATTGGTTGGGATGATAGATCCTCCAAGGCTTGGTGTTAAGGACGCAGTTAAAAAATGTAAGGATGCAGGAATTAAAATAATAATGATTACAGGGGACAACAAACTTACAGCTGAAGCTATCGGGCGAGAGGTAGGTATAATTGAAAGTGACACCCCTTCTGTAATAGAAGGGAGTGATGTCACAAAAATGAAAATAGAAGAATTGAAAAATTTATTGAGTAATCCAGAAATTATTTTTGCAAGAGCTTCCCCAAAGAATAAACTTGAGATAGTCATGGCGCTAAAACAGATGGGGGAAGTTGTGGCAGTCACAGGCGATGGAGTAAACGACGCACCTGCCTTAAAAGAGGCAGATATAGGTATATCAATGGGGAGTGGCACTGATGTGGCAAAAGAAGCTGCAGACGTAATACTAATAGATGATAATTTTAAGAGCATAGTGGAAGCAGTTCTTGAAGGAAGGGCCGTCTATGATAACATCCGAAAGTTTATTTCTTACATCTTAGTTAGTAATGTGCCTGAGATAGTCCCATTCATAGTATATGTACTGTTTAGAGTGCCCCTTCCATTGACTGTTGTTCAAATATTGGCTATAGATTTAGGCACTGATATGCTTCCAGCAATTGCTCTTGGAACAGAGCCTGCTGAAATAGATGTAATGGAAAGGCCGCCACGTTCTAGAAAAGACCGACTTCTAACTGTGCCCCTAATACTAAAATCATATGGGCTTATAGGGCCAATCGAAGCTGCTGCAGGATTGTATGGATTTTGGTGGGTGTTAAAACAAGGGGGTTGGATATGGGGAACACAGTTAGCATTCACAGACCCACTTTATCTTAAAGCCACAACAATGTGCCTCATTGCCATAATCGTCTGTCAAATAGTAAATGTTATGGGTTGCAGAAGCCTAAGAAATTCTGTATTTAAGATAGGCTTATTCAAAAACAAATACGTATTTTTGGGCATAATGAGTGAGATAATTTTAATTCTTGCTTTTACAAATCTCCCTATCTTAAAGACTTTTCTTGGAACTGCATCGATAGAACCAGAATTAATTCTCTTGATTATACCGTTTGCATTATTGATATTCGTCGTAGACGAATTAAGAAAATACTTGATGCCGAAATTAAATATTAATGATCTATAG
- a CDS encoding UbiA family prenyltransferase: MNQTLKSYIDLTRAHFMFAWPLIFCSGLFLGFQNYGGFSWMLVIKAILIGLFGFEGGMILNDYVDRDIDKNDVEYDKLTYYWRPYKSRPLPFGDITSKNAFRLFLLFFIITVSLILTLPYPNSLYVLLIYLYCYFMEYFYQVKKRNQKFPFAQVLGRTDFAIFPIAGYLCVGTPDKTALLFFLFFYPLALSHLGLNDLIDVKNDIVRKMNTITVLYGIKGTVKWIIAFNLIHFITAVLFLSTLSKATFYGFLIPFILLFIATYLLIKDQSQKTGLKVLPFYHLSMALYSISMIIGSIL, from the coding sequence ATGAATCAAACTTTGAAATCATACATTGATCTTACAAGGGCCCATTTCATGTTTGCTTGGCCTTTGATATTCTGCTCTGGCTTATTTTTGGGATTCCAAAACTACGGCGGATTTTCTTGGATGCTAGTCATTAAAGCTATTTTGATAGGGCTTTTTGGATTTGAAGGTGGAATGATATTAAATGATTATGTTGATAGAGATATTGACAAAAACGATGTGGAATATGACAAGTTAACTTACTATTGGCGACCCTATAAATCTCGGCCTCTCCCTTTTGGAGATATAACATCAAAGAACGCATTTAGATTGTTTCTCTTATTTTTCATTATAACTGTCTCTTTGATTCTGACACTTCCTTATCCAAATTCCCTTTATGTCTTGTTAATTTACCTCTACTGTTACTTTATGGAGTATTTTTATCAGGTAAAAAAAAGAAATCAAAAATTCCCTTTTGCGCAAGTTCTAGGAAGAACTGACTTCGCAATATTTCCTATTGCCGGTTATCTTTGTGTCGGCACTCCTGACAAAACTGCATTATTGTTTTTCCTTTTCTTTTACCCACTTGCCCTATCTCATCTTGGATTAAATGATTTGATTGATGTAAAAAACGACATAGTCAGAAAAATGAATACCATAACAGTTCTTTATGGCATTAAAGGAACTGTGAAGTGGATCATAGCATTTAACTTGATTCATTTTATTACGGCTGTTTTGTTTCTTTCAACTCTTTCTAAGGCCACTTTTTATGGATTCTTAATTCCTTTTATTTTGTTGTTCATTGCAACTTATCTTTTAATAAAAGATCAGAGCCAAAAGACTGGACTTAAAGTACTTCCATTCTATCACCTTTCTATGGCTTTATATTCAATCTCTATGATAATTGGAAGTATACTATAA